In the Ptychodera flava strain L36383 chromosome 23 unlocalized genomic scaffold, AS_Pfla_20210202 Scaffold_23__1_contigs__length_28996876_pilon, whole genome shotgun sequence genome, actgccTTTCGACAGATTGGGGGTGGGAAGgtggcaaaattaaaaagtcatgTACTATTATATAGCAGTATGGAAAGAAAGTAgctctgagaaaaaaatctgaatcacggttactctacgcTTCAAGAGTAACGGTGTCTGATTAGCCTGACTGAGAAACGTAAAATATATTCGATCACACATATTGAGTATCTGATTCCATTTTCCACTCTTGAACTTAAAGTTTTTAGGCTAAATGATGTTATTATAAGTGCTGCTGAGGTTGAGTGGCGTGTTTGAATTACGATACGATGCACTCTGATCTTTGGCGCGGCGTAATTACGTGGAAATTTCTAGAAACCTTACAAcagagagcctcgttttcaGTACAATCCAACATGGTCGTAAGAACGGTCTTGTAGCGTGCTTATATAAAACGTTGGTTCATTTGGACCATTTTATGAAATCCATGTGATTAGTTATTTCGGGAAAATCCCTTGTAATTCCGCACTAGTAACGAAGTAAGAAGTTCACTTACTGCTTcttgttttatttataatttagtGGCAAATTGCTCATTATTTTTTCGACGCCACAAAATATGGCTTGCTGCCGTGGTATCGTCGACAAATTTAGcggtgggtccatagctgtggtgttttcagacgggattcctgccttttacgggctggttttgaattttatgattttaaccccgccagcccgtaaaaggcaggaatcccgtctgaaaacaccacagctatggacccacagctaagaCAAATTCAACCCACAGCACTGATGTCCGATAATAAAATTTACTTTGACGTGCCTATTTTTTCTAAAAGGAAGAAAAGACTTATTATGTCTGAAATTTTTCCGACATCAATGAAAGTTGTCATCAACGTATCTTCTTCTTTCTCGAActcttttgcaccaattcttggTTCCAGATAACGTTCAACATACGGATCGTTTCCGGTGACGTCACGCGTGGGTGCTAGTTGCGTTGATGCGGTTAAACATTCCCgagcaaaataaaactttctgatTTCAACTGATCACGCAAActttattatgttttaaatatcaatgctatgtcatcaacaacaagaacaagaaTAATAAGACTAGTAAACTATTTGTAGGAAAGATGATCCCAAAAAACTCTCCGGCGGttcagaaaaatcataaatatttaaaccattAACCTCTTTCTTTTATGGAAAGTCTCTCCCACAATCGCCCTTGATGCCTTCCTTTTCACGAATGCATTTGCTTTCCAGTGTAATTTTGTGGTACAGCATCATCTTGAAGTCTTTTCCTAATCCCAATTTGATTAGGGATCGTCAAACTGCCGACGAAGTCCTTCTCTTGGAAACGGCATTCGCATACGTAAAAACATGCACTGtgcttataattttgaaaatttatgtcaGTGCCAATCTTCACCAGCAACAATTTCTAGAGGCGGTGTTTTCACCTCGGATTTCGAATCATGCAGAATGCCTTCTCGAAATCTCGCGCACGATCATTGGTACATCAGTAACACTAACGGGCAGGCATAAGCTGTTAATGAGACTCCCTAGATCAGACCCTCTAGCCAATGCaccaaaacacgaaaactttacgtcatcatcCGGGAATTTTCCCCGGCATGCTTTGCGATGAAGTAGACAATATGGCCACGCACAGTCAGCTATAAGGGTCTCCatattgcctgattttgatACTTATTTTCATAGATAACTTCAACAAATCGCTGTTTCTGAgcaaaaagtaatgataaatgctTTTATAACATAAATATAAACCTGTATAAGGCTGATTATATTTTGGGTGGACCATTCCTTTAAGTCCGGAGTTGACAccggaataaatttaaacctgtgtcagtggacgtgtgaacagacaacactgaactaacaaagaactaaattaatacggtgtcggagggctggttcaggttcggtgctccgtactaaacaatggcctatttacacgtgtgaccagaacaccgaactaaacACCGGactatatcctgtcttcgggccacagtcacctgtgatctattccgctcttggaCTATGAGCCCCATAGACGTATGTACAGATATAATGCTGGTTTTTCTcaagcatatgtacacacgtctatggggcgcatagtccaagagcggaatagatcacaggaGACTGTGCTTCGGGCTTGCGGTCATTACCacaatcatggaggtagcagagattACCTCCATGCCACAATGGACGGTGTTCAAGTAAGAAGCTCTCGCGATTGCGGCAACAATTGGTCAcaggaagagatcaggctactaatgtcaatctggagagacgaaaacgtcatccgtatgatggacggcacgtcgagggatcggcaagtgtatgaagtcgtcgctgccaaggccagggagaagggacttgagaggacagcggaacaatgccacaacaaaatcaaacggttgcgagctcagttcaagtccgtgtccgacaacaaccgtcgtagtggcagagctagaaaaacgatgccattttacgatgagttgtaggtagtaaagggaaagcaactgtagtaaagggaaagcaactggtagtaaagggaaagcaactccacacatcgttcatatttgggttgtttgcgttttgtgtatgatattgtgtataatataagtgtatatcatgtttggctgttttatgtaaaatgttgcttagccatggcgagacatacccgtaatctacgtgtcttgtgttaatccgcactggagcggagagactactgtgacactacgatcctttggcgctacgtttcgaaaacagagttttcttcatcagtcgcttaaaattcatttttgattggtgagacgtgttgaatggttgattgtttttatttggtaatatgttgttccacttacgtttgttgttcaagtaagggaagctagaatgtctactgtttgatcttgttgtgtttgtgtaggttcgtgtgaacctgagtttgagctattgtagtttttgtgaagtctggcgcttataagtgtgtcgcctatatttctgttccttctatatgcgattattggttggttttggaacagtttttttagtgttttgtctttttcaagttcactccagtttttctgtcagggcttgcttgatttttgtcgttttgatgtacgggctatatgttgttatgaagactactgtttAATTGTTAgtggcgttctttctttctttttgttgttcaagtctttttctgcttttatgatatgtctctctgataatgcgttctatttctgCCGACTTATTCAATTGCCTAATTATGtggtgtattcgtgtacatGGAATTTACATCATTGTTACTAGTGTCGCATTGGCcgaactttgattgtctcaattttccgtataagaGTCTGATCTTGACATGAAATAGATACCGATATCAGAGGGGGCGAGGCCATCGATACTCTCTCCTAGTAAATTTCTTCGCCAAAGGCTTCTCGATTGGTTGAAAGAACACAAAAAGAGCGTAGACAGCAGCTGCACGATGTGTGGGTCCACAATTGCAAGCAAGCAATTGTTCTCTGGCCCAGTGAATACCACTGAGGGCGTGACCAAAACTAAATTTACCAGTATACCTTAGTGATTGATGTGTAAATGTGAGATTACTGAGATCGctgaaaagaaatatttacagagcaactAATTGGATCTcctcaggtttaaaaaaaatacatgtgtaaGCCCACCTTGTGTTTTGTTGACATTGGTCAGATCCAGAGACATTTTTGATCTACATCTTttaaatgcaaatgatatgtACTGAATATTTGTTCATCTTTTCCAAGCaatttaataaaaacattaatatgTTGCAGATGAAAGGAAAAAATTCAATTCCCTTACAACAGTATTTGATTTAGGTTTATTCTTGTGataaaaaagttcaaaatgcaaacaagtaaaacaaaggctttttcataatttgaacacaCTCAGTCACATTTAATTTGTTACTGGTTTGCAGTTTTTGCCCACAGTTAATAAATAAACAGGTTTTAgagacatttttattttctctttattCATGAAGGAACTTTTTATTGACATCATATTCTTCTACTGTTCGAAAAAGTGCCTTTTTTCAACTTCACTTGATTCACTTGTCAGAACAAAGCTGGGTAGGTGGTgtgtaaagaaaatttttcttCCATCTTTACCTCGGGAACTCtcggacagatattcagactctcaattttttaaattcttttctgaaaagaatttaaaaaattgagagtctgaatatctgtcccagagttTTTTTTACAGGTTTGTGTAAGCTTACTTATACTAATTTCATTCTACTTTTAAGACTTTTGTTGAATAAAAAAAGACAgacaaatgttttaatttccaCATTTCATTGTCTCAAAGTAAAACATCCCTAACTTCAACCCTTACTATTTCATGAAATTAaccaatttgtaatatttgatgcTGCATTACAACTGTTTATTTAGACTTTGCATCATTGGTTGACAGTCTACAGTTATCTTTTTTTAACATGTAGCATAACAATTTTGTGACTcggttttcttttgttttgtgttaATGTATTTTCTGTGTGTAATTGTTCCTATACTTAAAGCAATAAATCAGTAATTTCTTCATTCAATATCAGATGTAACCGTGTCACTGATGTCTAAGCTAAGATGGACTGGTTTGTACTCATATGTTATTTGATTGTATGACAcagaaagtaaagtaaagtcagtaagactcacaGTCTCAAAATGTTTACTCTCTAGTTATGTTTCTACTAATTTATTGCAATAGAAAAGCTGAAATGGTCCTAGGCCACTGCTCACTTAAACATTGCCACATATGCACTTAAACATCGATCATGGAAAGATAACATTATCGGGAAAGAATAATTGGGTGATTGCTGTTCAGGTTTTCAGAACCTACATGATATCCTCGGTATCAAGGAACAGAATGGAAAGGAGTCAGTGATtgtccccccaaaataaaacaacaacaaaaaacaaaacaaaacaacaacaacaaaccaaCTTGGTGTGCAGTTGTATAGCCCTAATGCTGCAAGGACGGCATGCTATGAACCTTGAACTCTGAGGGATAGTCTTTGAACGCCAAACAAAAGAGTATTATGTAGTAATACAAAGCTATTGCATTGACATGCCATCTATCAGATCAAATACATAGAAAAATATCAGCTCTGAGTTAAAATGAAGACACTGGACCATGCATATAGGACCATGTAATGATATGCTCATCCCTAgagagaaacatattttttcaacaaatctaTTTATCATCCTTCACGTTCCATTTGAGGTCAGGGTTCAAAAGAGCAACCTCCtgcaaatatttgattttcttaCCACTTTCATTCCTATTTCCTTCTGTAAAGGTCCGAATTTGCCGTAGAAAACACAGaattgggacaaaccatggtggtgaaaggtaAACCCTTGACCATGGTACATTACCATGGATTTCAATACAAACTTGAACCTTCATACCCTAGATTGTTTATGAAAGAGTCCAATCTCAttaggggaagactgcattaacttgcatggtacctgaaacccgagtccttgcctgaccaactcgggtgacaaacagaagacttttaatcccccaaggtgtgaatgttccattgttatgtttatctaatccagctggtgccattggaGTGCCATTGTGAAATTAATCCcttgataactaagtagggaagtagggtattcctaagttaatggagcttccCGTAATGTACTGAAAAACTTACCCTCAGTTCAACATCACCAGGACGTTCTCCTATCACCGGATCTCTTCtatttgcattttgttgttcaagttcTAGTTTTTCAAAATCCCTATCATGGAGTGTGGCTCTGAGTAACCCAGGTTGATACCCTGATGACCACAGCAACTCATTCACATCTTCTTCTCTAGGTGTTGGTACATCAAGTTTTTTCTAGGTGTTGGCACATCAAGTTTTTTCCTGACAAAAGCAAGTAATTTATCTATTCTTTCAAATGCATATTATACTGTGATATTTGTAGCGTGATCACATTTGTCTGAGATGACTAAGAAGTAATTGCTACATTCATATTGGTCAATGATGCCTGGGTTTCtataatatttcaatcacatgCTGTGAAAAATGTTGGCAATGTCTACAAGCTGATAGAATATTCACTGTGAAAAGTTTGATGTTCATCAGCTCTTCATGGATGACTGTATATGTACAAAGGTTCAAACTTACGATGACCAACAAAGCTGGAATATAACATGGACTTTGGTGGGATCAGCCGGTTCAGGAACAATTGTTGCCTTTTAAAGGGATAGAATTCACATTTTCATatgtttttatcactttttgttttgcatgtcaacGGCAGTTTTCTACTCTATAAAACTGTTGAAATGCCTGCTACCTCAGCATATCAACACATCATTACGTAAAGTGTATTGTCAATgctgatatttgaattcaaatctGGACCATATATgattcaacaataacagtgcattctagACATGTATGAGTTGCAATATAAAATGGCCATGACTTCATACAGCCATGATACTGGATCAGCCATAAATGTGAGGTTGTCCTAAAGACTGACAGTGAGTGCAAAATTTAGATACCTTTTACAGCAAACCACTAACAATGTTATTGCCAATACCACTAGCAGAAATCCTGCAATACCGCCGACTACAATGGCAATCCATTTCAATTCTGAAATCAGAACAGCAATAAGAAATGtttatcattattgcaagaGGTTTCTATGTAAGGAGAATTGATATGATCAATTatggaaaatgtacaaaaatatcaagaaatgtCTAAGACTTGTAGAAGTGTAACAGATATATTAATCATTTGACACAAGACCAGTATTCACTTCTTGGTTTGTTAACCACAAACAAAATCGGTTTGAGGGAAATTTGTGCAGACCTTTGAGCTTTCATATCTGCATTGGTGCTTGTTTGGTTCGAATTTGGATTTAaagtattttgtaattttaaaaatgattgTCCGCTTGGATCAATGAGTTTGAATTTCTGCAATTTGGGGAAGAATTTTCATCACTAACTCAAAATTTCACTGGACTTGTCCACATGAAAAGTTCATCAGTAGTCAATCTGACGTTGACTTCACACTTGTCAAGAGGATTCATGTGctgaatgtttgaaatttaggaaaataaaataagataatTTAGCTCAATGCCACTGTGATAGCCTATGAGAAATTAGTTAAAGGTCTTGTGCCCTTTGTGATTTGTTTTTGCTTACTTTTCAATTCAGGATCCTCTTCAGTACAAGTCAAACCAACATATCCACTTGGACACCTGAAAGTAAAAACATTTGTAAGTATCTGACAGATATCAGAAAACAGACCTGCTGCACTTATACCTGATATTGCTATTGATATGTAATAGCAAAGATTTCATGGGCATTGAAAATCTTAATCACAggattttcaatgaaatctgcTAAAAATGCTACAATATAGTGGGTATAGAAAGCACAACAATCAGTTAACAGGGTAACTAAAGAACAATGGCTGTAACCTGACTTAATTATGGGTACAAAGTTACTGAATTAGTGTTGCAGAGGCAAAAAAAATAACTAGCTACAAAGTAACAGAATTGGTAATATTGTTAAGTAACTGGATACAAATTTACAGAGTTTTTGACAAAGTAACTAATACTAGATACTATGTTACAGAATTGGtgaaaaagtcatcaaataTTGGATATTGAGTTATAGAATTTGTGACAAAGTCACCAAATACTGTATACTAAGCTACATAATTTGATACAAAGTCATAAAATAGTGGAAAGTAAGTCACAGAGATTGTGACAAAGTCACCAAATTCTGGATACTGAGGTACAGCATCAGTTACAAAGTAACTAACCAACCTTAATATATACTTAGTTGCAGAATTTGCAACAAAGCAACCAAACAAACTGGATACAAAGTATGGCATTGGTAAGAAAGTAACCAACATTCCTGCATACTTagtcacaaaattggtaaaatgcaaCCAAAGTTTGGATACAAAGTGAAGCAAAAGATAAAAGAGAGATAGTACATAGCTAGATACTTACAGACAAGTAAATCCATTCTCAACAGCTGTGCATGTACCATCATTGAAACATGGATTTGAGTTACAAATATCTGTTGATTAAAACATAAATTGTGTCACTGATGAATTACAATTCCTCAGGTATCttggcaaaaaattgctgaGAATAATGAACAGCATATTTCAGCTTGGGACATGTCATGATTTGGTAACAACATTACAGGCCCATTTCTTCATATGATTTGAGGCGAAAATATTCATGTGCATTTCTCATGCTAGGTCACCAATGCCAATAGCATAAACCTTCCACAGAGCGCCCTCACAGTTCAGACTGAGAGGTGTACTTACTGGAGCATCCTTCAGCTGAGAGTGGATCACCCATGTGACTTGCTTGACAGTTGCATGCAAAGCTTCCAGGTTTGTTGACACAGACAGTGTTGGGAGCTGTACAATTCAAAGTCTCTgcacattcatcaatatctgctcaaaaataaacaaaattttatttttccatttttttccaatCACCTTTCTCTTCTTCCCTATTTATCCTTAGTTTGCATATACTTCCCTCCATCCCACCATCAATTGATCAACCAATGTATCTCTCCATTTACCTGTCTGACTACTACAATTAGCCGAaaatggttctactccagaataaaaaggCAGCGCAATATTTTACATACCCATTATGCCCGAGGGATCACGTGATCACAGTACAAACAAATGCATGTTTGCTCAGTAATTGCGAATGGAAATACAGGCATATCTATGTATGTGCGTCTGTGCACAAggatttgtttgtaccgtggtcgattcgaattccagGTTTAGTCTAGTCAAGTTTTCTCTCTGTCTGATTGCTGCATGTATTCACTGAAAACCCTGTTGATTGTTGAACATAACTGTAAATCTTCCTATGTTCTTAAAAACTGAGAGGAAGGCGCAGAAATGACTTCTAATCTAGAACACAAGCTCATTCTGCTGGTCCTTCTCTTGGTAATatttacaacaacaacacaaccatcatattttcaaaagctacaTCACAGCTGTCTCTGAAGAAAAACACACGATACTTACCTTCACACATTTTTGGCAAGCTGTACGGCCTCCATCCATCACGGCATTCACAGGTAAAAGTACCGTTCAGATTGATACAAATTGTTGAGAGAGGGTGACAGTCATCAACTCCCAACACACACTCATCCAAATCTGATATCAAGAAACCATTCACAGAAAAAGAAactgttgaaatttttcaaaaaacacaacATTATATTCTGAGCATCAGCGCTTACCATTTCTTACAAAGTCTACAAATAAGTTATTGGCTGGGCAGGTGTAATTTTAAGGTTACTTGCTGGGTGGTAGGATATACTAACTGATTTTTGGTTTGGTCTATCAGAAAGATCAGAGGTAAAGTATACAGAGGAATCAGTGAGATATGATTACGAAGGCAGTCACTATTTTACTTGGGCTTTTCAAAACTACCTCCCAGGATGTCAGGTTGGTATTTTCCTCAAGTTTACAGAAACAATAATAGAATGTCTAATATGTATAACACACAGATACACAAATTCTTGAAGATGTCTGACTAGCAACTTTTCAAAACTAAATGGCAGAATATCTGATTTGCATTTTCCACAAGTTTACTGCACTGATAATAGAAAGCCATATACGTATCACGACAATAAACAATGTCTTGAAGATGTCTTACCGCCAGCCACAGATCTATGTCTATCAACTTCAAGTCCAGGGATTTCTTCATTGTTCATGTAACATGTACTGCCATCACACTGGATAGCGTCTTCTAATGCACTTTCCACATCAGATATATCCACACTAGTATCAATGTCAAATGCCAACTCACTGTGCGACACCACACTACCATGTCTACaatgaaaaatttcagaaagAAAAAGTAGAGTATTTAATCCCTCTCTGTACCAAAGTCATTTTGTCACCTGTATAAAATATAAGCCAGTTTAACCCTTAGCGCGCGTATACCGACAAATGTCGGGTTCAATAGCTAAGCCGCACTGCGCGGATACCGAGAATTGTCGTGTTTACAACATGCGTTCGTTTAGTTCCGGTTGCAATGTATTCTGGTCGATCTTTGACCCACATATCGTTATCGATATACTGCCATCAAGTGGCAGG is a window encoding:
- the LOC139123577 gene encoding uncharacterized protein isoform X2, with protein sequence MCEDIDECAETLNCTAPNTVCVNKPGSFACNCQASHMGDPLSAEGCSNICNSNPCFNDGTCTAVENGFTCLCPSGYVGLTCTEEDPELKKLKWIAIVVGGIAGFLLVVLAITLLVVCCKRKKLDVPTPREEDVNELLWSSGYQPGLLRATLHDRDFEKLELEQQNANRRDPVIGERPGDVELRYQPIHYPTGIYSIDSTNNSTLDYTLENGAGPSRLGTEYF